Proteins encoded in a region of the Ornithodoros turicata isolate Travis chromosome 3, ASM3712646v1, whole genome shotgun sequence genome:
- the LOC135389896 gene encoding protein canopy 4-like, with translation MLRKYRRGILFARYRFIMTSLGLLLLLACIVSAEETIEEEKYGVKYADECEVCKYLTVELLEMLKETGKTHDVIETGYSLDSKDRKVKKYAVSELRLLESLEGICDRLLEYNIHKERKDSTRFAKGTSTTFKVLNELVAKGVKVDLGIPQELWDKPSAEVTNLKTQCESLLEKHESDIENWYFHHQDKPLGQYLCVERALKKGDDGCLDHYIPEGEEPENVEHLGSPKEEL, from the exons ATGCTAAGGAAGTATCGGCGTGGCATTCTTTTCGCAAGATATCGATTCATAATGACAAGTTTAGGACTCCTGCTTTTGTTAGCCTGCATTGTTTCTGCTGAAGAGAccattgaagaagaaaaatacggggtaaaatACGCCGATGAATGCGAAG TATGCAAGTACTTAACTGTAGAACTGCTGGAGATGTTAAAGGAGACTGGTAAAACGCACGATGTCATTGAGACTGGCTACTCGTTGGACAGCAAGGACAGGAAGGTGAAGAAATATGCCGTCTC GGAGCTGCGGTTGTTAGAATCGTTGGAAGGCATCTGTGATCGTCTGCTCGAATATAACATCCACAAGGAGCGCAAGGACAGTACACGCTTTGCAAAAGGCACCAGTACCACGTTCAAAGTTCTCAATGAGCTTGT TGCAAAAGGAGTGAAGGTCGACCTGGGAATTCCCCAAGAGCTGTGGGACAAACCTTCTGCTGAGGTGACTAACCTCAAGACACAA TGCGAGTCACTTCTGGAGAAGCACGAGTCTGACATTGAGAATTGGTACTTCCACCATCAAGATAAACCTCTTGGCCAATACCTCTGTGTCGAGAGGGCTTTGAAGAAAGGCGACGACG GATGTCTGGATCACTACATACCTGAAGGGGAGGAACCAGAGAATGTGGAACATCTCGGAAGCCCCAAGGAAGAGCTGTGA
- the LOC135387734 gene encoding galactoside alpha-(1,2)-fucosyltransferase 2-like has product MTVRTNDRLESQMGAYAVLYGLAKLNGYEPYIRKDMYRILSPLFRLTLPIMDQTIENITWTDFSVNEWMSDSYLNIAPQFVQLRVYFCSWTFFHQYRSEILRDFSFHDHVKRRSWSTLAKLKGSRKDPTYIGVHVRRGDYVTANIDHGLRADKPYLDKAMTYFRVKYHEPVFVVASDGVAWCRENIDATRGDVYFAEEFNESSPGYDLALLAHCNHTIMTTGIFGFWAAYLAGGETIYFHSVVAPDSKWWKIFEPEAHYLPEWIDMQANLSSLQLISPAKNKNQDADGADKRVISQGS; this is encoded by the coding sequence ATGACTGTAAGAACAAACGACCGCCTTGAAAGCCAGATGGGAGCCTACGCTGTCCTCTACGGCCTGGCCAAACTGAACGGCTACGAACCTTACATCCGAAAAGATATGTAcagaatcctgtctccgttatTTCGACTGACGCTACCGATCATGGATCAAACGATAGAAAACATTACCTGGACAGACTTCAGCGTTAATGAATGGATGTCTGACAGTTACCTCAACATTGCACCGCAGTTCGTGCAGCTCCGTGTCTACTTCTGTTCGTGGACATTCTTCCACCAGTACCGAAGCGAAATCCTTCGGGACTTCAGCTTCCACGACCACGTCAAGAGACGGTCCTGGAGCACGCTGGCCAAGCTGAAGGGTAGCAGGAAGGACCCCACGTACATCGGCGTTCACGTGCGACGCGGTGACTACGTCACGGCGAACATCGACCACGGACTCAGAGCGGATAAACCTTACCTGGATAAAGCGATGACGTATTTCAGGGTCAAGTACCATGAACCCGTGTTCGTGGTGGCCAGCGACGGAGTAGCCTGGTGCCGCGAGAACATCGATGCCACCAGAGGTGACGTGTACTTCGCCGAAGAGTTCAACGAATCGTCACCGGGTTACGACCTAGCACTCCTGGCTCACTGCAACCACACCATTATGACCACCGGGATCTTCGGCTTCTGGGCCGCCTACTTAGCCGGGGGTGAAACCATCTATTTCCACAGCGTCGTTGCTCCGGACTCCAAGTGGTGGAAGATTTTCGAACCTGAGGCACATTATTTGCCAGAGTGGATTGATATGCAGGCAAACTTATCTTCCCTTCAGCTGATATCGCCGGCGAAGAATAAAAACCAGGACGCAGACGGTGCAGATAAACGTGTTATATCGCAGGGCAGCTGA